One segment of Streptomyces sp. XD-27 DNA contains the following:
- a CDS encoding SDR family oxidoreductase → MRIPGSTVLITGATGGIGRTLARAFAAKGADLLLTGRRADVLQDLAASLGGGARTVVADLADRADVERLAHEAADVDILVANAALPSSGEALAYSPEELDRALEVNLRAPVMLARLLAPRMVAAGRGHVVMIGSVSGRTASPGAALYNAAKFGLRGFSHGLRQDLHGTGVGVSIVQPGFVRDAGMFADSGVTLPAGVRTVSPRQVALATLRAVEQDRAEVNIAPLELRIGGAIGGLFPGLAAAVQRRVAGDTVRQLAEGQRAKR, encoded by the coding sequence ATGCGCATACCCGGCTCGACCGTCCTGATCACCGGCGCCACCGGAGGGATCGGGCGGACCCTCGCCCGCGCCTTCGCCGCCAAGGGCGCCGACCTGCTGCTCACGGGGCGGCGTGCGGACGTCCTCCAGGACCTGGCGGCGTCGCTGGGCGGCGGCGCCCGGACCGTGGTGGCCGACCTGGCCGACCGCGCCGACGTGGAGCGGCTGGCGCACGAGGCCGCGGACGTGGACATACTCGTCGCCAACGCCGCGCTCCCTTCCAGCGGCGAGGCGTTGGCGTACTCTCCGGAGGAACTCGACCGGGCGCTGGAGGTCAATCTGCGCGCGCCGGTCATGCTGGCCCGGCTGCTCGCGCCGCGGATGGTGGCGGCCGGGCGCGGCCATGTGGTCATGATCGGCTCGGTCTCGGGCCGGACCGCCTCCCCCGGTGCCGCGCTCTACAACGCGGCCAAGTTCGGCCTGCGCGGCTTCTCGCACGGGCTGCGGCAGGACCTGCACGGCACGGGCGTCGGGGTGTCGATCGTGCAGCCGGGCTTCGTGCGCGACGCGGGCATGTTCGCCGACTCCGGCGTCACCCTGCCCGCGGGGGTCCGCACGGTCTCGCCGCGCCAGGTCGCGCTGGCCACGCTCCGGGCCGTCGAGCAGGACCGCGCCGAGGTCAACATCGCCCCGCTGGAGCTGCGGATCGGCGGGGCGATCGGCGGTCTCTTCCCGGGGCTGGCGGCGGCGGTGCAGCGCCGGGTGGCGGGCGACACGGTCCGCCAACTCGCCGAGGGGCAGCGCGCCAAGCGCTGA
- the pqqE gene encoding pyrroloquinoline quinone biosynthesis protein PqqE: MLAELTHACPLHCPYCSNPLELTRRSRELTGAQWADVLAQAGRLGVVHTHLSGGEPLLRPDLAAIVAAAEAAGIYTQLVTSGTGLTRPRLAELTAAGLRAVQLSVQHTDPGAADRIAGRAASFPDKERAAALVREAGLPLGLNVVLHRGNLDAVDALIRLGLDWGADRIELANTQFYGWALRNRDALLPTRDQVARAREVVDGWRDRLRGGPDLVWVVPDYFDGVAKPCMGGWGAVSLTVAPDGTVLPCPAAASLPGLDPPSVRDHPLEWIWDHSAAFHRYRGTAWLPEPCLSCARRDEDHGGCRCQAYALTGDPARTDPACALSPDHALVRALTDPGSAARTAAARAYAYRRPERG, translated from the coding sequence CTGCTGGCCGAGCTCACCCACGCCTGCCCGCTGCACTGCCCGTACTGCTCCAACCCCCTGGAGCTGACCCGCCGCTCGCGGGAGCTGACCGGCGCGCAGTGGGCCGACGTGCTCGCCCAGGCCGGGCGGCTCGGCGTCGTCCACACCCACCTGTCCGGCGGCGAGCCGCTGCTCCGCCCCGACCTGGCCGCCATCGTCGCCGCCGCCGAGGCCGCCGGGATCTACACCCAGCTCGTCACCAGCGGCACCGGCCTGACCCGGCCCCGGCTGGCCGAGCTGACCGCCGCCGGGCTGCGAGCCGTCCAACTGTCCGTCCAACACACCGACCCCGGCGCCGCGGACCGCATCGCCGGGCGCGCCGCCTCGTTCCCGGACAAGGAGCGGGCCGCGGCACTGGTCCGCGAGGCCGGGCTGCCGCTCGGCCTCAACGTCGTGCTGCACCGCGGCAACCTCGACGCCGTAGACGCCCTGATCCGGCTCGGCCTCGACTGGGGCGCGGACCGTATCGAACTGGCCAACACCCAGTTCTACGGCTGGGCGCTGCGCAACCGCGACGCGCTGCTGCCCACCCGCGACCAGGTCGCGCGGGCCCGGGAAGTGGTCGACGGCTGGCGCGACCGGCTCCGCGGCGGCCCCGACCTGGTGTGGGTGGTCCCCGACTACTTCGACGGCGTCGCCAAGCCCTGCATGGGCGGCTGGGGCGCGGTCTCCCTCACCGTCGCCCCCGACGGGACCGTCCTGCCCTGCCCGGCGGCGGCCAGCCTGCCCGGTCTCGACCCGCCCAGCGTCCGGGACCACCCGCTGGAGTGGATCTGGGACCACTCGGCCGCGTTCCACCGCTACCGGGGCACCGCGTGGCTGCCCGAGCCCTGCCTCAGCTGCGCCCGGCGGGACGAGGACCACGGCGGCTGCCGCTGCCAGGCGTACGCGCTCACCGGCGACCCCGCCCGCACCGATCCGGCCTGTGCGCTCTCCCCGGACCACGCGCTGGTGCGCGCCCTCACCGACCCCGGCTCCGCCGCCCGGACGGCCGCCGCGCGCGCCTACGCGTACCGCAGGCCGGAGCGGGGGTGA
- a CDS encoding amidohydrolase family protein: protein MPPGADVPTPGAGELPLPPLVDHHCHGVVRGDLDDAGFEGLLTESDAPAAPGTSFFDTQLGFAVRRWCPPLLGLDAHCPPERYLARRRALGWEEVTRRLLRAAGIGTFLVDTGLPGDLTDPAQLAAAGGGTAREIVRLEALAERVADGTRSASSFLTGVDDGVRGAARTAAGFKSVAAYRHGLDLPAEPPAPARVAAAASRWLADRAPGGRLADPVLLRHLLWSAARTGLPLQLHTGFGDPDLTLHRCDPLLLTDFIRAVRPTGCTLVLLHGYPYHRNAAYLAHAFPHVYADVGLALAHTGARAEAVLAGFLELAPFGKLLFSTDAYGLPELYVVGSRLFREALHGLLSRWVADGAWARADAERVAALIAAGNAHRVYGTGAASGPRTGAGAEPGPRPGPRPR, encoded by the coding sequence ATGCCGCCCGGTGCGGATGTGCCGACGCCCGGGGCGGGGGAACTGCCGCTGCCGCCGCTGGTGGACCACCACTGCCACGGCGTGGTCCGCGGCGACCTGGACGACGCGGGGTTCGAGGGGCTGCTCACCGAGTCCGACGCGCCCGCCGCGCCCGGCACCAGCTTCTTCGACACCCAGTTGGGCTTCGCCGTGCGCCGCTGGTGCCCGCCGCTTCTCGGGCTGGACGCGCACTGCCCGCCCGAGCGGTATCTGGCCCGGCGGCGCGCCCTGGGCTGGGAGGAGGTGACCCGGCGGCTGCTGCGGGCCGCGGGCATCGGCACGTTCCTGGTGGACACCGGCCTCCCTGGTGATCTGACGGACCCGGCGCAGCTCGCGGCGGCGGGCGGCGGCACGGCACGCGAGATCGTCCGACTGGAAGCCCTCGCGGAGCGGGTCGCCGACGGCACGCGCTCGGCGTCGTCCTTCCTGACCGGGGTGGACGACGGGGTGCGCGGGGCCGCGCGGACGGCGGCCGGGTTCAAGTCGGTGGCCGCCTACCGGCACGGTCTGGACCTCCCCGCCGAGCCGCCCGCCCCCGCGCGGGTCGCGGCGGCGGCCAGCCGGTGGCTCGCGGACCGCGCCCCGGGCGGCCGGCTCGCCGACCCGGTGCTGCTGCGGCATCTGCTGTGGTCGGCGGCCCGGACGGGGCTGCCGCTGCAACTGCACACCGGGTTCGGCGACCCCGACCTGACCCTGCACCGCTGCGACCCGCTGCTGCTCACCGACTTCATCCGCGCCGTACGCCCCACCGGCTGCACGCTCGTGCTGCTGCACGGCTACCCGTACCACCGGAACGCGGCCTACCTCGCCCACGCCTTCCCGCACGTCTACGCGGACGTCGGGCTGGCCCTGGCGCACACCGGCGCCCGGGCCGAGGCCGTGCTCGCCGGGTTCCTGGAGCTGGCGCCGTTCGGCAAGCTGCTGTTCTCCACCGACGCCTACGGGCTTCCCGAGCTGTACGTGGTCGGCAGTCGGCTCTTCCGCGAGGCGCTGCACGGTCTGCTCTCCCGCTGGGTCGCGGACGGTGCCTGGGCGCGGGCGGACGCGGAGCGGGTCGCGGCGCTGATCGCGGCGGGGAACGCCCACCGGGTGTACGGCACGGGTGCCGCATCGGGGCCGCGCACCGGCGCGGGAGCAGAACCGGGGCCGCGCCCCGGACCGCGTCCCCGGTAG
- the pqqA gene encoding pyrroloquinoline quinone precursor peptide PqqA, with the protein MNDSRQQAEQTAPCPEETAWQTAWQTPDYVIVDTALEVTAYALTTR; encoded by the coding sequence ATGAACGACAGCCGGCAGCAGGCCGAGCAGACCGCGCCCTGCCCCGAGGAAACCGCGTGGCAGACCGCTTGGCAGACCCCCGACTACGTGATCGTGGACACCGCGCTGGAGGTCACCGCCTACGCGCTCACCACCCGCTGA
- the pqqD gene encoding pyrroloquinoline quinone biosynthesis peptide chaperone PqqD, whose amino-acid sequence MTLATQWRPNLSPSILLRYDHVRDDDLLVLPERVVVLGGSAAAVLRLCDGTREVWEIVEELAESFPGAPVETEVPAFLHRVLEEGWLR is encoded by the coding sequence GTGACCCTCGCGACCCAGTGGCGGCCCAACCTGTCGCCGTCGATCCTGCTCCGCTACGACCACGTACGCGACGACGACCTGCTGGTCCTGCCCGAGCGGGTGGTCGTGCTGGGCGGCTCGGCCGCGGCGGTGCTGCGGCTGTGCGACGGCACCCGCGAGGTCTGGGAGATCGTCGAGGAGCTCGCGGAGAGCTTCCCCGGCGCGCCCGTGGAGACCGAGGTCCCCGCCTTCCTGCACCGCGTACTGGAGGAGGGCTGGCTGCGGTGA
- a CDS encoding MBL fold metallo-hydrolase, which produces MPHLHRGTRPPHRRRRHASLAVQAAEGRWYLVNATPDLGDQIEDCPDLHPGPGVRRTPLAGVLLTDAELDHTLGIARLREAERIRIHATAPVRGALLDRLRLGDVLTPYAALEWRELNGWEQQLEPGSPITVRAVPVSAKRPRYAAGTGPETDTWVVALRLRDRATGRTLVYAPALATWPDAFQQAVADADCVIVDGTFWDDDEPRRGGFSGRTATAMGHLPIDGPGGTAHRLASLRARCLYTHLNNTNPLADPAAPQHAALTALGVEVAADGMEISL; this is translated from the coding sequence GTGCCCCACCTGCACCGGGGCACGCGCCCACCCCACCGGCGCCGCCGCCACGCCTCCCTCGCCGTCCAGGCCGCCGAAGGCCGCTGGTACCTGGTCAACGCCACCCCCGACCTGGGCGACCAGATCGAGGACTGCCCCGACCTCCACCCCGGCCCCGGAGTCCGCCGCACCCCGCTGGCCGGGGTCCTGCTCACCGACGCCGAACTCGACCACACCCTCGGCATCGCCCGGCTGCGCGAGGCGGAGCGGATACGGATCCACGCCACCGCGCCCGTCCGCGGCGCCCTGCTCGACCGGCTCCGCCTCGGCGACGTCCTCACCCCCTACGCGGCGCTGGAATGGCGTGAACTGAACGGCTGGGAACAGCAGCTCGAACCCGGTTCGCCGATCACCGTGCGCGCCGTGCCCGTCTCCGCCAAACGCCCGCGCTACGCGGCCGGCACCGGACCGGAGACCGACACCTGGGTGGTGGCCCTGCGGCTGCGCGACCGCGCCACCGGCCGCACGCTCGTGTACGCCCCCGCGCTCGCCACCTGGCCCGACGCCTTCCAGCAGGCCGTCGCGGACGCCGACTGCGTGATCGTCGACGGCACGTTCTGGGACGACGACGAGCCCCGGCGCGGCGGCTTCTCCGGCCGCACCGCGACCGCCATGGGACACCTGCCGATCGACGGACCCGGCGGCACCGCGCACCGGCTCGCATCCCTGCGCGCCCGCTGCCTCTACACCCACCTGAACAACACCAATCCCCTCGCCGACCCGGCCGCACCGCAACACGCCGCACTGACCGCACTGGGCGTCGAGGTGGCCGCCGACGGGATGGAGATCAGCCTGTGA
- the pqqC gene encoding pyrroloquinoline-quinone synthase PqqC: MNGTATFEDRLRAVARERYHDRHPFNVRMHQGELTPAELRRWISNRFHYQRHIPVKDALITAKLETPALRRMWLRRIHDHDGAAEGEGGIERWLRLGEAAGLDRARLMSGQDVLPGVALAVDGYVNFCRLRSPLEAVAASLTELSAPDIMRTRTAAFERHYRWIDGDGLAYFRTRVSQGRRDSQEALALVLQWARTEGDQDRAVAALAFKCDVLWSLLDAVDHAGSADTTDAEDTKETEDETEDGTQ, from the coding sequence GTGAACGGCACGGCGACCTTCGAGGACCGGCTGCGGGCCGTCGCCCGCGAGCGCTACCACGACCGCCACCCCTTCAACGTCCGCATGCACCAGGGTGAACTGACCCCGGCCGAACTGCGGCGCTGGATCAGCAACCGCTTCCACTACCAGCGCCACATCCCCGTCAAGGACGCCCTCATCACCGCCAAGCTGGAAACCCCCGCGCTGCGCCGCATGTGGCTGCGCCGGATCCACGACCACGACGGTGCCGCGGAGGGGGAGGGCGGCATCGAACGCTGGCTGCGGCTGGGCGAGGCCGCCGGGCTCGACCGCGCCCGGCTGATGTCCGGACAGGACGTCCTGCCGGGGGTGGCGCTCGCCGTCGACGGCTACGTCAACTTCTGCCGGCTCCGCTCCCCGCTGGAGGCGGTCGCCGCCTCCCTCACCGAGCTGTCCGCCCCCGACATCATGCGCACCCGCACCGCCGCGTTCGAGCGGCACTACCGCTGGATCGACGGCGACGGCCTGGCGTACTTCCGCACCCGCGTCAGCCAGGGGCGGCGGGACAGCCAGGAGGCGCTCGCCCTGGTGCTCCAGTGGGCCAGGACCGAGGGCGACCAGGACCGGGCGGTGGCCGCGCTCGCCTTCAAGTGCGACGTGCTGTGGTCGCTGCTCGACGCCGTCGACCACGCGGGGAGCGCGGACACCACCGACGCCGAGGACACCAAGGAAACCGAGGACGAGACCGAGGACGGCACCCAGTGA
- a CDS encoding MMPL family transporter, whose protein sequence is MATFLCTLGRFALRRRRLVVLLWVALLAAVGTAAVTASSPATNAVNVPGTEAQKAFDLLEERFPDSHSDGATARVVFQAPFGERIKEPVHRRAVAKAVEGLRTGPGSRKVAAVSDPFRDGGVSADGTTAYTLVSYEAKATELADGDRRALRDAARRGRSAGLVVEIGGDAMDEQPSTGVTEVIGVAVASLVLAVTFGSLVAAGLPLLTAVVGVGITVAGITALTGPLGLGSSTPILAMMLGLAVGIDYAMFIVSRFRGELAAGRDRDDAIGHAVGTAGSAVVFAGLTVIIALVGLAVVDIPDMTKMGLAAAGAVAIAVVIAITLIPALLGFAGERVLAREKRPARRGRANGRRRADGQRRADARQRPVPETNAGTRWARYVLIHPIGVLLLGVLGLCAVAVPAASLELGMPDDGTAPGDSTRRKAYDMLAEGFGPGFNGPLIVTVDARGSRDPHVVADRVHRAVRRLDDVTSASAPVFNKAGDTATITVVPASAPTSTRTQDLVTALRGLAGDEVLVTGRTAMDIDVSRKLNDALVPYLALVVGLAFLLLTVVFRSLLVPLKAALGFLLSIVAALGVVVAVFQWGWLAGLFGIEETGPITSMMPIFVIGVVFGLAMDYEVFLVTRMREAYVHGMRPAPALVAGFRHGARVVTAAAVIMISVFSGFVGSDQVMVKTIGFGLAVAVLFDAFVVRMAIVPALLALLDGKAWWLPKWLDRILPHVDVEGARLREPSAPAALALPAAPAATAVPAAPAVPVPVRTPSGRCSQSPGPDPGPRPSGA, encoded by the coding sequence GTGGCCACGTTCCTCTGCACACTCGGCCGGTTCGCGCTCCGGCGGCGTCGGCTCGTCGTCCTGCTCTGGGTCGCCCTGCTCGCGGCCGTCGGTACGGCGGCGGTGACCGCCTCGTCCCCGGCCACCAATGCCGTCAACGTCCCCGGCACCGAGGCGCAGAAGGCGTTCGACCTGCTGGAGGAGAGGTTCCCCGACTCCCACTCCGATGGCGCCACCGCGCGGGTGGTGTTCCAGGCGCCGTTCGGTGAGAGGATCAAGGAGCCGGTACACCGGCGCGCCGTCGCGAAGGCCGTCGAGGGACTGCGGACCGGGCCCGGCTCCCGGAAGGTCGCCGCCGTCAGCGATCCGTTCCGGGACGGCGGGGTCAGCGCGGACGGCACCACCGCCTACACCCTGGTCTCGTACGAGGCCAAGGCCACCGAGCTGGCGGACGGCGACCGTCGGGCGCTCAGGGACGCGGCCCGGCGCGGGCGGTCCGCCGGGCTGGTGGTGGAGATCGGCGGCGACGCGATGGACGAGCAGCCGTCGACCGGCGTGACGGAGGTCATCGGCGTCGCCGTCGCCTCGCTCGTCCTCGCCGTCACCTTCGGGTCGCTGGTCGCCGCGGGCCTGCCGCTGCTCACCGCCGTCGTGGGCGTCGGCATCACCGTGGCGGGCATCACCGCGCTCACCGGGCCGCTGGGGCTGGGCAGTTCGACGCCCATCCTGGCGATGATGCTCGGCCTCGCCGTCGGCATCGACTACGCCATGTTCATCGTCTCGCGCTTCCGCGGTGAACTCGCCGCGGGCAGGGACCGGGACGACGCGATCGGCCATGCCGTCGGCACCGCGGGTTCGGCGGTCGTCTTCGCCGGCCTCACGGTCATCATCGCGCTGGTCGGCCTGGCCGTGGTCGACATCCCCGACATGACGAAGATGGGGCTGGCGGCCGCGGGCGCCGTCGCCATCGCGGTCGTCATCGCGATCACCCTGATACCCGCGCTGCTGGGCTTCGCGGGCGAGCGGGTGCTCGCCCGCGAGAAGCGCCCGGCGCGGCGCGGGCGCGCGAACGGCCGACGACGCGCGGACGGCCAACGGCGCGCGGACGCCCGGCAGCGCCCGGTGCCGGAGACCAACGCCGGGACCCGCTGGGCCCGTTACGTGCTGATCCACCCGATCGGCGTGCTGCTGCTCGGCGTGCTCGGCCTCTGCGCGGTCGCCGTCCCTGCGGCGAGCCTGGAACTGGGCATGCCCGACGACGGGACGGCCCCCGGAGACAGCACCCGCCGTAAGGCGTACGACATGCTCGCGGAGGGGTTCGGCCCCGGCTTCAACGGGCCGCTCATCGTCACCGTGGACGCCAGGGGCAGCCGCGACCCCCACGTCGTGGCGGACCGGGTGCACCGGGCCGTGCGGCGGCTCGACGACGTGACCAGTGCCTCCGCACCCGTCTTCAACAAGGCGGGGGACACGGCGACCATCACGGTGGTCCCGGCGTCCGCCCCCACCAGTACCAGGACCCAGGACCTGGTCACCGCGCTCCGCGGGCTCGCCGGTGACGAGGTCCTCGTCACCGGGCGGACCGCCATGGACATCGACGTCTCCCGCAAGCTCAACGACGCGCTCGTGCCGTATCTGGCCCTGGTCGTCGGCCTGGCGTTCCTGCTGCTGACCGTGGTCTTCCGGTCCTTGCTGGTGCCGTTGAAGGCGGCGCTGGGCTTCCTGCTGTCCATCGTCGCGGCCCTCGGCGTCGTCGTCGCCGTCTTCCAATGGGGCTGGCTGGCCGGGCTGTTCGGGATCGAGGAGACCGGCCCGATCACCAGCATGATGCCGATCTTCGTGATCGGCGTCGTCTTCGGCCTGGCGATGGACTACGAGGTCTTCCTCGTGACCCGGATGCGCGAGGCGTACGTCCACGGCATGCGCCCGGCCCCGGCCCTGGTCGCGGGCTTCCGGCACGGGGCGCGGGTCGTCACCGCCGCGGCGGTGATCATGATCAGCGTCTTCTCCGGCTTCGTCGGCTCCGACCAGGTGATGGTCAAGACGATCGGCTTCGGGCTGGCGGTGGCCGTCCTCTTCGACGCCTTCGTGGTCCGCATGGCGATCGTGCCGGCGCTGCTGGCCCTGCTCGACGGGAAGGCATGGTGGCTGCCGAAGTGGCTGGACCGGATCCTGCCGCACGTGGACGTCGAGGGCGCGCGCCTGCGCGAGCCGAGCGCCCCGGCCGCCCTGGCCCTACCGGCCGCACCGGCGGCCACGGCCGTACCGGCGGCCCCGGCCGTACCCGTCCCTGTGCGGACCCCCTCCGGCAGGTGCTCCCAGAGCCCCGGCCCCGACCCCGGGCCGCGCCCCAGCGGGGCCTGA
- a CDS encoding SDR family NAD(P)-dependent oxidoreductase, producing the protein MTVTEDGRADTAAVEGAAAYGPGIDPERLAVCLGVLAELDELPLDHPDAIMVRRATAGIYRTVKQRRRQERRAAKTAHDKNVTEATATGAADRIDDETVGRALTSSVTTEIAGILQRPRSCYTCKTRYVEVDAFYHQLCQPCARENRARRDARTDLTGRRALLTGGRAKIGMYIALRLLRDGAHTTITTRFPKDAIRRFAAMPDSADWLHRLKIVGIDLRDPAQVVALADSVAAAGPLDILINNAAQTVRRSAQAYTELVAGESAALPAGELPESVVFGAFGSGAQAALPGPATPRDNALTPDDVAALALTTGSASLERIAAGTAIDAGGLVPDLDSTNTWIQRVHEVDPVEMLEVQLCNETAPFILVSRLRPAMAASPARRTYVVNVSAMEGKFSRGYKGAGHPHTNMAKAALNMLTRTSAREMFESDGILMTSVDTGWITDERPHPDKIRLAEAGFHAPLDLVDGAARVYDPIVRGEGGEDVFGVFLKDYAPTDW; encoded by the coding sequence ATGACGGTGACTGAGGACGGCCGGGCCGACACGGCGGCTGTCGAAGGAGCGGCCGCCTACGGGCCGGGCATCGACCCGGAGCGGCTCGCGGTCTGCCTCGGCGTCCTCGCCGAGCTGGACGAGCTGCCGCTGGACCACCCCGACGCGATCATGGTGCGCCGCGCCACCGCCGGCATCTACCGTACGGTCAAGCAGCGCCGACGCCAGGAGCGGCGCGCCGCCAAGACCGCCCACGACAAGAACGTCACCGAGGCCACCGCCACCGGCGCCGCCGACCGGATCGACGACGAGACCGTGGGGCGGGCGCTGACCAGCTCCGTGACCACCGAGATCGCCGGGATCCTGCAGCGGCCCCGCTCCTGCTACACGTGCAAGACCCGCTACGTCGAGGTCGACGCCTTCTACCACCAGCTGTGCCAGCCGTGCGCCAGGGAGAACCGCGCCCGCCGCGACGCGCGCACCGACCTCACCGGGCGCCGCGCGCTGCTCACCGGCGGCCGGGCCAAGATCGGCATGTACATCGCGCTGCGGCTGCTGCGCGACGGCGCGCACACCACCATCACCACGCGCTTCCCCAAGGACGCCATCCGGCGCTTCGCCGCGATGCCGGACAGCGCCGACTGGCTCCACCGGCTCAAGATCGTCGGGATCGACCTGCGCGACCCCGCCCAGGTGGTCGCCCTCGCCGACTCCGTGGCCGCCGCGGGCCCGCTCGACATCCTGATCAACAACGCCGCGCAGACGGTCCGCCGCTCCGCGCAGGCGTACACCGAGCTGGTCGCGGGGGAGTCCGCCGCGCTGCCCGCCGGGGAGCTGCCCGAGTCCGTCGTCTTCGGCGCGTTCGGCAGCGGCGCCCAGGCCGCCCTGCCCGGCCCCGCGACCCCGCGGGACAACGCGCTGACCCCCGACGACGTCGCCGCCCTCGCCCTGACCACGGGCTCCGCCTCCCTGGAGCGGATCGCGGCCGGCACCGCCATCGACGCGGGCGGGCTCGTCCCCGACCTGGACTCCACCAACACCTGGATCCAGCGGGTGCACGAGGTCGACCCGGTCGAGATGCTCGAAGTCCAGCTGTGCAATGAGACCGCCCCGTTCATCCTGGTCAGCCGGCTCCGCCCGGCCATGGCGGCCTCCCCGGCCCGCCGCACGTACGTGGTGAACGTCTCCGCGATGGAGGGCAAGTTCAGCCGCGGCTACAAGGGCGCGGGCCACCCGCACACCAACATGGCCAAGGCCGCGCTGAACATGCTCACCCGCACCAGCGCCCGGGAGATGTTCGAGTCCGACGGCATCCTGATGACCAGCGTCGACACCGGCTGGATCACCGACGAGCGCCCGCACCCGGACAAGATCCGCCTGGCGGAAGCCGGTTTCCACGCGCCGCTGGATCTGGTCGACGGCGCGGCCCGCGTGTACGACCCGATCGTGCGCGGCGAGGGCGGCGAGGACGTCTTCGGTGTCTTCCTCAAGGACTACGCGCCCACCGACTGGTGA
- a CDS encoding glutamine synthetase family protein, whose translation MAAEGVRGTALTWVDNAGLTRVKGVPTARLPDAARWGVGMSPVFDVYLVDDSMTSSRHVGGPDGDLRLFPDLDRLTPLAAQPGWAWAPVDRYDQSGAPHPVCQRLFARRMSERAAQRGFGLRMGFETEWAVTRADAPGADAEAVPGLARPGAGPAYGMARVVELSDYLSDVLDALHTEGVEVLQLHPEYAPGQFEVSVAPADPVGAADLAVLVRETVRAVSARHGLTALFGPVIEAGAVGNGGHLHLSLWQHDRNLCRGGDGPYGMTATAEAFLAGVLRELPALLAIGAPSPASYLRLEPSRWAGAFQCWGLENREAALRFVTGAPDAPGAANAEVKCFDAAANPYLVVGAVIAAGLAGLDAGLSLPDPVAGDPALTGAAPRLPTSLGEALRAYEGSAVLREALGDPLFESVAAVRRAEIELFDGASPEAIAAATRGRY comes from the coding sequence CTGGCCGCCGAGGGCGTCCGGGGCACCGCGCTGACCTGGGTGGACAACGCCGGGCTGACCCGCGTGAAGGGCGTGCCGACCGCGCGGCTGCCGGATGCCGCGCGCTGGGGTGTGGGCATGTCGCCGGTCTTTGATGTCTATCTGGTGGACGACTCGATGACCAGCAGCCGCCATGTGGGCGGCCCGGACGGGGATCTGCGGCTCTTTCCCGACCTGGACCGGCTGACTCCGCTGGCGGCGCAGCCCGGTTGGGCGTGGGCACCGGTCGACCGGTACGACCAGTCGGGGGCGCCGCACCCGGTGTGCCAGCGGCTGTTCGCCCGCCGGATGTCCGAACGCGCCGCCCAGCGCGGCTTCGGGCTGCGGATGGGGTTCGAGACCGAGTGGGCGGTGACGCGCGCCGACGCCCCGGGAGCCGACGCGGAGGCGGTGCCCGGCCTCGCCCGCCCGGGTGCGGGCCCCGCCTACGGCATGGCGCGCGTCGTGGAGCTGTCCGACTACCTCTCCGACGTCCTCGACGCCCTGCACACCGAGGGGGTGGAGGTCCTCCAGCTCCACCCCGAGTACGCGCCCGGCCAGTTCGAGGTGTCGGTGGCGCCCGCCGACCCGGTCGGCGCCGCCGATCTGGCCGTACTGGTACGGGAGACGGTCCGGGCGGTCTCGGCCCGGCACGGGCTCACCGCGCTGTTCGGCCCGGTCATCGAGGCGGGCGCGGTCGGCAACGGCGGGCACCTCCACCTCAGCCTGTGGCAGCACGACCGGAACCTGTGCCGGGGCGGCGACGGCCCGTACGGGATGACGGCGACGGCCGAGGCGTTCCTGGCCGGGGTGCTGCGGGAACTGCCCGCGCTGCTCGCGATCGGGGCGCCGTCGCCCGCCAGCTATCTGCGCCTGGAACCCTCCCGCTGGGCCGGCGCGTTCCAGTGCTGGGGGCTGGAGAACCGCGAGGCCGCCCTCCGTTTCGTCACCGGCGCGCCGGACGCCCCGGGCGCGGCCAACGCCGAGGTCAAGTGCTTCGACGCGGCGGCCAATCCGTATCTGGTGGTGGGCGCGGTCATCGCGGCGGGCCTCGCCGGGCTCGACGCCGGGCTGTCGCTGCCGGACCCGGTCGCCGGTGATCCCGCGCTGACCGGCGCCGCGCCCCGGCTGCCCACCTCGCTGGGCGAGGCGCTGCGGGCGTACGAGGGCTCGGCGGTGCTCCGCGAGGCGCTGGGCGATCCGCTGTTCGAGTCGGTGGCGGCGGTGCGCCGGGCGGAGATCGAGCTGTTCGACGGGGCGTCGCCGGAGGCGATCGCGGCGGCCACGCGCGGACGGTACTGA